A region of Streptomyces sp. WMMC500 DNA encodes the following proteins:
- a CDS encoding L-fucose/L-arabinose isomerase family protein, producing MARIGLLSISDGRDYVQRDVRDHVSRAARELAAMLGEAGHEVIVAPEHVESNVLATSQARWLAERHVDVTIFHHSVWTFPHFTMLAAEATPGPILMVANLDPQFPGMVGLLAGAGGLDQIGRTHARAWGDLADPEVRDRILTHVRAGAAVQGLRGSTFGRIGGRPMGMYTATANTDQWMKVFGVDVEEIDQWEIVRRSENADAARVKNARTWIERHAAGVEYDGDRLTPELLERQIRSYYAMRELIEEWNLDFSGIKGQPELTANFCTMDVAEAFLNDPYDWEGPKETHVTSTEADMDAALTMQVLKLLSGDPVLFADVRHYDTGKQVWDLCNSGQHATWYAARSADPAENMRHVSFLPEVFYFPAGGASVQHLAAPGAMTFARLTRLRGEYRMHVMRGEFVQYDAETNERMMRATTWEWPHAFARLNAPAEEFLTRFGSNHIHAVPGDYVADLRAVCDQLGIAYDGFGDAV from the coding sequence ATGGCACGTATCGGTCTGCTGTCCATCTCCGACGGCCGGGACTACGTCCAGCGGGACGTACGCGACCACGTCTCCCGCGCCGCGCGCGAGCTGGCGGCCATGCTCGGCGAGGCCGGGCACGAGGTGATCGTCGCGCCCGAGCACGTGGAGTCCAACGTCCTCGCCACCTCCCAGGCCCGCTGGCTCGCCGAGCGGCACGTGGACGTGACGATCTTCCACCACTCCGTGTGGACGTTCCCGCACTTCACCATGCTCGCCGCCGAGGCCACCCCGGGACCGATCCTGATGGTCGCCAACCTCGACCCGCAGTTCCCCGGCATGGTCGGCCTCCTGGCCGGCGCCGGCGGCCTCGACCAGATCGGCCGCACCCACGCCCGCGCCTGGGGCGACCTGGCGGATCCGGAGGTACGCGACCGGATCCTCACCCACGTCCGCGCGGGCGCCGCCGTGCAGGGGCTGCGCGGCTCCACCTTCGGCCGGATCGGCGGCCGGCCCATGGGCATGTACACCGCCACCGCCAACACCGACCAGTGGATGAAGGTCTTCGGCGTCGACGTCGAGGAGATCGACCAGTGGGAGATCGTGCGGCGCAGCGAGAACGCCGACGCGGCGCGGGTGAAGAACGCCCGCACCTGGATCGAGCGGCACGCGGCCGGCGTGGAGTACGACGGCGACCGGCTCACCCCCGAGCTGCTGGAGCGGCAGATCCGCTCGTACTACGCGATGCGCGAGCTGATCGAGGAGTGGAACCTCGACTTCTCCGGCATCAAGGGCCAGCCGGAGCTGACCGCGAACTTCTGCACCATGGACGTCGCCGAGGCGTTCCTCAACGACCCGTACGACTGGGAGGGCCCGAAGGAGACGCACGTCACCTCCACCGAGGCGGACATGGACGCGGCGCTGACGATGCAGGTGCTCAAGCTGCTCTCCGGCGACCCCGTGCTCTTCGCCGACGTCCGGCACTACGACACCGGCAAGCAGGTCTGGGACCTGTGCAACTCCGGCCAGCACGCCACCTGGTACGCGGCCCGCTCCGCCGACCCCGCGGAGAACATGCGGCACGTCAGCTTCCTGCCCGAGGTCTTCTACTTCCCGGCCGGCGGCGCCTCCGTCCAGCACCTCGCCGCTCCCGGCGCGATGACCTTCGCCCGCCTCACGCGGCTGCGCGGCGAGTACCGGATGCACGTGATGCGCGGCGAGTTCGTGCAGTACGACGCGGAGACCAACGAGCGCATGATGCGGGCCACGACCTGGGAGTGGCCGCACGCCTTCGCGCGGCTGAACGCCCCGGCGGAGGAGTTCCTGACCCGCTTCGGCAGCAACCACATCCACGCGGTCCCCGGCGACTACGTCGCCGACCTCCGCGCGGTCTGCGACCAGCTCGGCATCGCGTACGACGGCTTCGGCGACGCGGTGTAG
- a CDS encoding carbohydrate ABC transporter permease codes for MSSDTLAGGTAAARPAPPRGPGRRRARAGLTVLAIVLSVLSVFPILWLITSAFKPREAVTDGKLIPEEVTWGNFRYVLTEVAFDRWLWNSFLTAAIITIVALFFHSMAAYALARLRFPGRDGIFVVIFSTLLITPPVILIPLFIVVREMGMLDSYAALIIPPLFNAFGIFLLRQFYLGIPRELEEAAIADGAGYWRIYWSIILPLSRPILAALSVFFFLANWNAFAWPLVATSSENLTVTQVGIASFTTQYGANWNYILAAAVVAVIPMLMLFLFFQRQMVESIKTSGLK; via the coding sequence ATGAGCAGTGACACCCTGGCCGGCGGCACCGCCGCCGCCCGCCCCGCCCCGCCGCGCGGCCCCGGCCGCCGCCGCGCCCGCGCCGGGCTCACGGTGCTGGCCATCGTGCTGTCGGTGCTGAGCGTCTTCCCGATCCTGTGGCTGATCACCTCGGCGTTCAAGCCGCGCGAGGCCGTCACCGACGGCAAGCTGATCCCCGAGGAGGTCACCTGGGGCAACTTCCGCTACGTCCTCACCGAAGTGGCCTTCGACCGCTGGCTGTGGAACAGCTTCCTCACCGCCGCGATCATCACGATCGTCGCCCTGTTCTTCCACTCGATGGCCGCCTACGCCCTCGCCCGCCTGCGCTTCCCCGGCCGCGACGGCATCTTCGTCGTCATCTTCTCCACGCTGCTGATCACCCCGCCGGTGATCCTCATCCCGCTGTTCATCGTCGTCCGCGAGATGGGCATGCTCGACAGCTACGCGGCCCTGATCATCCCGCCGCTCTTCAACGCCTTCGGCATCTTCCTGCTCCGGCAGTTCTACCTCGGCATCCCGCGGGAGCTGGAGGAGGCGGCGATCGCCGACGGCGCCGGCTACTGGCGGATCTACTGGAGCATCATCCTGCCGCTGTCCCGGCCCATCCTCGCCGCGCTGTCGGTGTTCTTCTTCCTCGCCAACTGGAACGCCTTCGCCTGGCCGCTGGTCGCCACCAGCAGCGAGAACCTGACCGTCACCCAGGTCGGCATCGCGTCCTTCACCACCCAGTACGGCGCCAACTGGAACTACATCCTCGCCGCCGCCGTGGTCGCGGTGATCCCGATGCTGATGCTCTTCCTCTTCTTCCAGCGCCAGATGGTCGAGTCCATCAAGACCTCCGGCCTCAAGTAA
- a CDS encoding sugar ABC transporter permease, protein MTSIATHRQRAPGAAAKRAVAPAGRRRLGRKGRERLAAALFLLPDSLGLGLFVVLPMLLSFVLSFFQVSGFGSYEWIGVGNYERMFNDPYFWSSMWVTAKYVVLLVPTLFVVSLSLGVLMKQMLPGMSVYRTALFLPHMLSLVVVGLLWKFMLDDQTGVVNKATGELGMGARSWLGDPGLALYAVIAVTVWYYMGYYMIIFLAGLNEIPRELYEAAKIDGAGPWTSFKQITWPLLKPTSFFVLIVSTVAAITGTFDLIFVLTDGGPANGTAVAMFYIYQQAFVFGEYGYAAALGSFLVLVMVALSWLIFKATKGGRFDDEQ, encoded by the coding sequence ATGACCAGCATCGCCACACACCGGCAGCGTGCCCCGGGCGCCGCCGCGAAGCGTGCCGTCGCCCCCGCGGGCCGCCGGCGGCTCGGCCGCAAGGGCCGCGAGCGGCTGGCCGCCGCGCTGTTCCTGCTCCCCGACAGCCTCGGGCTGGGGCTCTTCGTGGTCCTGCCGATGCTGCTGTCGTTCGTGCTGAGCTTCTTCCAGGTCTCGGGCTTCGGCTCGTACGAGTGGATCGGCGTCGGCAACTACGAGCGCATGTTCAACGACCCGTACTTCTGGTCCTCGATGTGGGTCACCGCGAAGTACGTCGTCCTCCTCGTGCCGACGCTCTTCGTGGTCAGCCTCAGCCTCGGCGTGCTGATGAAGCAGATGCTGCCCGGCATGTCCGTCTACCGCACCGCGCTCTTCCTGCCCCACATGCTGAGCCTGGTCGTCGTCGGCCTGCTGTGGAAGTTCATGCTCGACGACCAGACCGGCGTGGTGAACAAGGCCACCGGCGAGCTGGGCATGGGCGCCCGCTCCTGGCTCGGCGACCCCGGCCTCGCGCTGTACGCGGTGATCGCGGTCACCGTCTGGTACTACATGGGCTACTACATGATCATTTTCCTGGCGGGTCTCAACGAGATCCCCCGGGAGCTGTACGAGGCCGCGAAGATCGACGGCGCCGGGCCCTGGACCTCGTTCAAGCAGATCACCTGGCCGCTGCTCAAGCCCACCAGCTTCTTCGTCCTCATCGTCAGCACGGTCGCCGCGATCACCGGCACCTTCGACCTCATCTTCGTGCTGACCGACGGCGGTCCCGCCAACGGCACGGCCGTGGCGATGTTCTACATCTACCAACAGGCGTTCGTCTTCGGCGAGTACGGCTACGCCGCGGCCCTGGGCTCCTTCCTGGTGCTCGTGATGGTCGCCCTGTCCTGGCTGATCTTCAAGGCGACCAAGGGCGGGAGGTTCGACGATGAGCAGTGA
- a CDS encoding transposase, which translates to MSRYRLCPTPDQVEDLRRHCAHARFVWNLAVEQHSWWTPRRGPAPGYVAQARQLTEARAANPWLAAGSQTVQQQALRNFAQAMANFFRGTHRRPTWRRAARHEGFRIVAVRIGDVRRLSRRCREVRVPKVGWVRFRWSRTVPEGVKSYRVTCDRAGRWHLAFATVPDPGPAPGNGAVVGVDRGVAVSAALSTGELLNAPRLRESEARRLVLLQRRLARCRRGSNRRRKVSSAFARLKARDADRRRDWVEKTTTRLAAGFDVIGIEDLDVRGMTASAKGTVEAPGSQVRQKAGLNRGILRSAWGAFAARLEDKAPGRVVRVDPAYTSQCCSACGMVDREARESQAVFRCRACGHTDNADVNAARNIRTAAGRAVAAREGPCMNGPVHREPQSDLLLSA; encoded by the coding sequence ATGTCCCGTTACCGTCTGTGCCCTACGCCCGACCAGGTGGAGGACCTGCGTCGGCACTGTGCGCATGCGCGTTTCGTGTGGAATCTGGCGGTAGAGCAGCACTCCTGGTGGACTCCCCGGCGCGGCCCGGCACCTGGCTACGTTGCCCAGGCTCGGCAGTTGACCGAGGCCCGTGCCGCGAACCCGTGGCTGGCCGCAGGGTCGCAGACCGTGCAGCAGCAGGCGCTGCGGAACTTCGCCCAGGCCATGGCGAACTTCTTTCGCGGCACGCACCGGCGACCGACGTGGCGCCGGGCCGCGCGGCACGAGGGATTCCGCATCGTCGCGGTGAGGATCGGCGATGTGCGGAGGCTTTCGCGCAGGTGCCGTGAGGTGCGGGTACCGAAGGTCGGCTGGGTGCGATTCCGCTGGTCCCGTACCGTGCCCGAGGGGGTGAAGTCGTACCGCGTCACGTGTGATCGGGCGGGTCGGTGGCATCTGGCGTTCGCGACCGTGCCTGATCCGGGTCCGGCGCCTGGGAACGGCGCAGTGGTGGGTGTCGACCGAGGTGTGGCCGTCTCCGCGGCCCTGTCCACCGGGGAGTTGCTGAACGCGCCGCGGCTGCGGGAGAGCGAGGCGCGCCGCCTGGTGTTGTTGCAGCGGCGTCTGGCCCGGTGCAGGCGGGGTTCGAACCGGCGGCGGAAAGTGAGTTCCGCGTTTGCCCGACTGAAGGCCCGTGATGCGGACCGGCGCCGGGACTGGGTGGAGAAGACCACTACCCGCCTTGCTGCCGGTTTCGACGTGATCGGCATCGAGGACCTCGATGTGCGAGGCATGACGGCCTCGGCCAAGGGCACGGTCGAGGCTCCGGGCTCCCAGGTGCGGCAGAAGGCCGGCTTGAACCGCGGCATCCTCCGGTCCGCGTGGGGTGCCTTCGCGGCCCGGCTGGAGGACAAGGCCCCCGGCCGGGTGGTCCGGGTCGATCCGGCGTACACGTCCCAGTGTTGTTCGGCCTGCGGGATGGTGGACCGGGAGGCGCGCGAGAGCCAAGCCGTCTTCCGGTGTCGCGCCTGCGGGCACACGGACAACGCCGACGTCAACGCCGCACGCAATATTCGTACGGCCGCCGGACGGGCGGTTGCTGCACGGGAAGGGCCCTGCATGAACGGGCCGGTGCACCGTGAACCTCAATCCGACCTCCTCCTCTCCGCGTAG